CTGCTCGACGAAGGAGTCGGATCGCTGGATCGCTCGCGCAGACTCGGTGTCTCGCTGAACACCGTCAAACGCTACGCTCGCTCACCCGAGCCGTACCGGCTGCGTCGACCACCGCAATACCGGTCCTGCCTGGCCGACCCATACCGCGACCACCTGCGCGCTCGACGCGCCGCAGACCCCGGCGTGCCGGTCCCTGCGGCTGTTCGCCGAGATCAACACCGGAGGCCTCAATTTGCTCTACAGATACGTCAACCAAGCCGCCTCGACGGCGGCCGAATCACATTGCCTGCCAGGCGTTTCACCAGCTGGATCCTGACTCGCACCGCCGACTTGCCCAATACCCGTTGCGCCCTGACGACGAGATCACCGCCGAGCGTCCGGAGATGACCGCCCTGGTCAGCTGGTCCGTGAGTTCGCCCGCCTCATGACTTAGCGCCGCGGCGCGGACCTCGACACCTGGGTCAAGCAGGTCCGCGAAGCCGGACTGAGCGAACTCGAACCCTTCCTCGCCGGCCTCGACCAGGACCGCGACGTCACCGTCACCGTCGCCGGACTGACCCTGCCTCACAGCAACGATCCCGTCAAGGGCATCAATACGATAAAACTAATCAAACGGCAACAGATGTACGGACCTGCAGGATTCCCCTTACTACCGCCACCGCACCCTCCTCGCGTAACTGCTTATCGCCGAATGTGAGACAGAGCCGTTGGCTGGACGGACCCTAATCCGGTCTCGGGATATACCGAGCTATGCCGAATTCGGCATAGACGGGAGACTGTCGCCCTCCATTCTGTGGGACCCAGGGGCGAGAATCCCCTGGGCACCCGACCTGAGATCTGGATCGTGACTTCGTCAGTGACGTCGTTCGCGTTGTCAGGTTGGGCGTTGACCCTGCCGCTACCCGTGGGTAGGCCACGTTCTGGCTGGCATGGTCCTTGGGGTGCGAGGGTAGAATCCCGTGGTGTGCAGGTTAGGTGGCGGGGACGCGTGGGGAACCTCCCAGCTTCTGCCCACAATTTCGTGGGTCGGGACCGTGAGCTGGAGAGGATCAGCACGCTGTTGGTGGGTTCGGCGCGGTTGATCACCCTCACTGGCGCGGGCGGGATCGGGAAGACCCGGCTGGCCGCCGAAGCTGTCGGCCGGTTCGCCAAAGCCGGAGCCGGAGCCGGAGCCGGGGAGATGCGAGTGTATTGGGTGCGGCTGGCGCGGTTGGCCGCTGGTTCTGACACGGTCGCGCTCGAGGAAGAGATCGCCCACGCGGTGATCGAGGCCGATTTCTCCGGACGGTCGGCAGCAGATGCTCTGGTCGACAGGCTTACCCGCACCGACTCGACCGGGGGCGTTCCGCGGACCGTGCTTGTGCTGGACAACTGCGAGCATGTCCTGGCGGGGGTCGCTCTGGTGACCGCGGACCTGCTCGATGCGGTACCGGAGTTGACGGTTGTGGCCACCAGCCGCGAGCCCCTCGGCTGGGCCGACGAATACCTGATCACCGTCCCGCCCCTGCCTCGCCAGCATGCCTTGATGCTGTTTCGGCACAGAGCCGAACTCACCGGCCACACCATCACCGGCACAGACCAGACCACGATGGCCGCCGCGATCTGCCGCCACGTGAACAACCACCCCCTCTATATCGAGTTGGCGTCGGCACGACTGCGTCACCAACCGCTGGCGATGATCCTGCAGGGACTTACCGGCCACGCCGATGACACACGATTGCGCTGGTCGCGCGGCCCTTCTGTTGGTACCGAGCCTCGGCATCGCGCGGTCACCGACGTGATCGCCTGGTCCTACAACCTGTGCAGCGACAAAGAACGCCTGCTCTTCGACCGGCTGTCGGTGTTCGCCGCAGGTTATGCCACCAACCCCGACGACATCGATGCCGATGTCGCTTTGGATGTCGGAGCCGACCTGGAGGCCATCGAAGCCATCTGCAGCGATGACGAGAACACCGACAGCGATAACAGTGCAACCGACGATGACGGCGGTAGTCCCGGTGTGGTCCTGGCTCGCCACGAGATCGGGGAGCTGCTCGAACGGTTGGTCGATCAGTCGCTGGTGTCGGTGCACATGACACCTACTACGGTGCGGTATTCCCTGTTGGAAAGCCTGCGGGTGTTCGCTCAGCAGCGACTGCGTCACCGCCCCACCGCCGAGATCGACGAACCCAGCCGGCTGGGCGACCGCCACCGCCGCTACTACCACGACAAAATCGCCTACGCCGCAGTCCACTGGTCCGGCCCTGAAGGACAGAATCTGCTGGAGTGGGCTCGAGCGGCTTGGGCCAATATCCTGATCGCGATCGAGACAAGCATCGCCTCCCCCTGCCAGGCTGAGGCCGGGCTGGAGATCTGTCTCGGGCTCACCGCCCTGCAAGC
The DNA window shown above is from Nocardia sp. NBC_01730 and carries:
- a CDS encoding ATP-binding protein: MGNLPASAHNFVGRDRELERISTLLVGSARLITLTGAGGIGKTRLAAEAVGRFAKAGAGAGAGEMRVYWVRLARLAAGSDTVALEEEIAHAVIEADFSGRSAADALVDRLTRTDSTGGVPRTVLVLDNCEHVLAGVALVTADLLDAVPELTVVATSREPLGWADEYLITVPPLPRQHALMLFRHRAELTGHTITGTDQTTMAAAICRHVNNHPLYIELASARLRHQPLAMILQGLTGHADDTRLRWSRGPSVGTEPRHRAVTDVIAWSYNLCSDKERLLFDRLSVFAAGYATNPDDIDADVALDVGADLEAIEAICSDDENTDSDNSATDDDGGSPGVVLARHEIGELLERLVDQSLVSVHMTPTTVRYSLLESLRVFAQQRLRHRPTAEIDEPSRLGDRHRRYYHDKIAYAAVHWSGPEGQNLLEWARAAWANILIAIETSIASPCQAEAGLEICLGLTALQAVGVGGAIGEHRRWTQRCLDATRTSTPQPTDLQIGAMATIALLAALQGCDEDAERMLEDCVAACIPDPDTRRNWRHTAESDIGLPAPAEFAWGAELLYVHLDARAVTALTRARDKFDALGNYVAASRTESSAAVAAGLLGTSHQALEISRRCYDRASVSGAPWDKSWAELGLAIALTKHGDPAEALAVGRSSLAYQLAAGDAYVGWMVVEMRAWSLARLITDAVAAGNPDHTRLVAVATEIAHLTGGVKTLRARLGINLAQMRPYAEESDKAVAVARRLLGSDAYAAAETRGSRLRPEHNEVQRLALGTLSVDTPPVKATTSHWHGLTPAEQQVAILATAGWTNPEIAARRGKSARTIDAQMAAIRRKLAISSREEIIEHIPKDTIDQVRTETIRRPHRNGWKPPPPHPPPPPPPPR